A window from Citrus sinensis cultivar Valencia sweet orange chromosome 5, DVS_A1.0, whole genome shotgun sequence encodes these proteins:
- the LOC102609079 gene encoding uncharacterized protein LOC102609079 isoform X3, with product MIESLTCCSSARVTGTPVGIVRREFTASSYSSSNSKLNKFDRRGLFALTTTGTRATSHLFSSIRKRSASRIVMAAEAIASSDVVSGDMIFEPVLEEGVFRFDCSASDRQAAYPSLSFVNGKDRDTPISTRTRPSYTPTYQCVRGQQIVKLEFPAGTSLYGTGEVSGQLERTGKRIFTWNTDAWGYGTGTTSLYQSHPWVLAVLPNGEALGVLADTTRRCEIDLRKESTIQFIAPSSYPVFTFGPFTSPTAVLVSLSHAVGTVFMPPKWSLGYHQCRWSYDSDKRVREICRTFREKGIPCDVIWMDIDYMDGFRCFTFDKERFPDPKSLATDLHLNGFKAIWMLDPGIKHEDGYFVYDSGSKIDVWVQKADGTPFIGEVWPGPCVFPDYTQSKVRSWWASLVKDFIYNGVDGIWNDMNEPAVFKSVTKTMPESNIHRGDDEIGGCQNHSYYHNVYGMLMARSTYEGMKLADKDKRPFVLTRAGFIGSQRYAATWTGDNVSNWEHLHMSISMVLQLGLSGQPFSGPDIGGFAGNATPRLFGRWMGIGAMFPFCRGHTETDTIDHEPWSFGEECEEVCRLALKRRYRLLPHIYTLFYMAHTTGTLVASPTFFADPEDLTLRKLENSFLLGPVLVCASTLPDQRSDKLQHALPKGIWQSFDFEDSHPDLPSLYLRGGSILPFGPPHQHIGESKPSDDLTLLVALDENESAKLISDAEKASEHKGVELSQTPIELKSGDWAVKVVPWIGGRVISMAHLPSGTQWLHSRVEVNGYEEYCGTEYRSAGCTEEYSVVESRLQHGGEEESLMLEGDIGGGLILQRKLTIPKDNPKIFKINSKILARKVGAGSGGFSRLVCLRVHPMFTLLHPTESFISFTSIDGSKQEIWPESGEQFYEGNLLPNGEWMLVDKCQGLALVNRFNVEEVFKCFIHWGTGTVNLELWSEQRSVSKQSPLAISHEYEVIKIP from the exons ATGATTGAATCACTGACCTGCTGCAGTAGTGCTAGAGTCACTGGCACGCCTGTTGGAATCGTGAGGCGTGAGTTCACTGCTTCTTCATATTCTTCTTCCAATTccaaattgaataaatttgatcGTCGAGGCCTCTTTGCTTTAACCACTACAGGCACAAGAGCAACATCTCATCTCTTTAGCTCCATCAG AAAGAGATCGGCATCTAGAATCGTAATGGCGGCGGAGGCGATCGCTTCCTCGGACGTCGTTTCAGGTGACATGATTTTTGAACCGGTTTTGGAGGAAGGAGTTTTCCGCTTCGATTGTTCGGCGAGTGATCGTCAAGCAGCGTATCCGAGTCTCTCGTTTGTGAATGGAAAGGATAGGGACACGCCAATCTCGACTCGCACGCGCCCTTCATATACTCCCACTTATCAATGTGTCCGCGGTCAACAGATAGTCAAACTTGAG TTTCCTGCTGGTACCTCGTTGTATGGAACTGGGGAAGTTAGTGGTCAGCTAGAGCGGACGGGAAAGAGA ATTTTTACATGGAACACGGATGCATGGGGCTATGGTACTGGAACAACGTCTTTGTATCAGTCGCATCCTTGGGTGCTTGCTGTTCTTCCGAATGGAGAGGCATTGGGGGTTCTTGCTGACACAACACGGCGATGTGAG ATTGATCTGAGGAAAGAATCAACAATACAGTTCATTGCTCCATCCTCATATCCTGTATTTACATTTGGTCCTTTCACTTCTCCTACTGCTGTTCTGGTTTCTCTTTCTCATGCAGTTG GGACTGTGTTTATGCCACCAAAATGGTCCTTAGGTTACCACCAATGTCGCTGGAGCTATGATTCTGATAAGAGAGTTCGTGAG ATTTGCAGGACATTTCGTGAGAAAGGTATACCGTGTGATGTTATATGGATGGATATCGACTACATGGATGGATTTCGTTGTTTCACTTTTGACAAG GAGCGTTTCCCAGATCCAAAATCTTTGGCCACGGATCTCCACCTTAATGGTTTCAAAGCAATCTGGATGCTTGATCCAGGAATTAAACACGAAGATGGGTATTTTGTGTATGATAGCGGTTCTAAAATTGATGTCTGGGTTCAAAAAGCAGATGGGACGCCTTTTATTG GGGAGGTGTGGCCTGGGCCTTGTGTTTTCCCTGATTATACACAATCAAAAGTTCGTTCCTGGTGGGCCTCTTTAGTTAAGGATTTCATTTATAATGGAGTTGATGGTATATGGAATGATATGAACGAGCCAGCTGTCTTTAAG tCTGTAACAAAGACAATGCCTGAGAGCAACATCCACAGAggggatgatgaaattggaGGTTGTCAAAATCACTCGTACTATCACAAC GTTTATGGCATGCTAATGGCAAGATCGACATATGAAGGCATGAAGTTAGCTGATAAAGATAAGCGTCCTTTTGTTCTCACCAGAGCTGGATTTATTGGTAGTCAAAGATATGCCGCCACATGGACAGGAGATAACGTTTCAAATTGGGAGCACCTTCATATGAGTATATCGATGGTACTTCAATTG gGACTTAGTGGTCAGCCATTTTCAGGACCTGATATTGGTGGATTTGCTGGAAATGCAACACCTAGACTTTTTGGACGGTGGATGGGTATAGGTGCCATGTTTCCTTTTTGCCGCGGCCACACTGAAACCGACACTATTGACCATGAGCCTTGGTCTTTTGGGGAAGAG TGTGAAGAAGTTTGTCGGCTGGCCTTGAAGAGGCGCTATCGCCTTCTACCTCATATATACACTCTATTTTATATGGCTCATACAACTGGCACTCTGGTGGCAAGTCCTACCTTTTTCGCTG ATCCTGAAGATCTCACTTTGAGGAAACTTGAAAATTCATTTCTATTGGGTCCGGTTTTAGTTTGTGCAAG CACATTGCCTGATCAGAGGTCAGATAAGTTGCAGCATGCACTACCCAAGGGAATTTGgcaaagttttgattttgaagattCACATCCG GATTTACCCTCTTTATATTTGCGAGGTGGATCAATTTTACCTTTCGGTCCTCCGCATCAGCATATTGGTGAATCTAAGCCATCTGATGACTTAACACTTCTGGTGGCTTTAGATGAGAATG AAAGTGCTAAGCTAATTTCAGATGCGGAAAAGGCTTCTGAACACAAGGGAGTGGAACTTTCACAGACCCCTATTGAACTGAAAAGCGGTGATTGGGCTGTTAAAGTTGTGCCTTGGATTGGGGGTAGAGTTATTTCCATGGCACACCTTCCTTCAG GAACACAGTGGCTTCATAGCAGGGTTGAAGTTAATGGGTATGAAGAGTATTGTGGTACTGAATACCGGTCTGCTGGATGTACTGAAGAATACAGTGTCGTAGA GAGTCGTCTTCAGCATGGAGGAGAAGAGGAATCTCTCATGTTAGAAGGTGATATTGGTGGTGGGTTGATTCTGCAGAGGAAGTTAACCATTCCCAAAGATAATCCAAAGATCTTTAAGATCAATTCTAAAATTCTAGCCCGCAAAGTTGGTGCTGGTTCTGGTGGCTTTTCAAG GCTGGTTTGCCTGAGAGTGCACCCCATGTTCACCCTTCTGCATCCAACAGAATCTTTTATCTCATTTACCTCCATTGATGGGTCGAAGCAAGAAATTTGGCCAGAATCTGGGGAGCAGTTTTATGAAGGAAACCTTCTGCCTAATG GCGAGTGGATGCTTGTGGATAAGTGCCAAGGTCTGGCActtgttaatagatttaatgTCGAGGAAGTTTTCAAGTGTTTCATCCACTGGGGAACAGGAACAGTCAATTTGGAGCTCTGGTCTGAACAAAGGTCAGTTTCAAAGCAGTCACCTCTTGCGATTTCCCATGAATACGAGGTGATAAAAATTCCATAG
- the LOC102609079 gene encoding uncharacterized protein LOC102609079 isoform X2: MIESLTCCSSARVTGTPVGIVRREFTASSYSSSNSKLNKFDRRGLFALTTTGTRATSHLFSSIRKRSASRIVMAAEAIASSDVVSGDMIFEPVLEEGVFRFDCSASDRQAAYPSLSFVNGKDRDTPISTRTRPSYTPTYQCVRGQQIVKLEFPAGTSLYGTGEVSGQLERTGKRIFTWNTDAWGYGTGTTSLYQSHPWVLAVLPNGEALGVLADTTRRCEIDLRKESTIQFIAPSSYPVFTFGPFTSPTAVLVSLSHAVGTVFMPPKWSLGYHQCRWSYDSDKRVREICRTFREKGIPCDVIWMDIDYMDGFRCFTFDKERFPDPKSLATDLHLNGFKAIWMLDPGIKHEDGYFVYDSGSKIDVWVQKADGTPFIGEVWPGPCVFPDYTQSKVRSWWASLVKDFIYNGVDGIWNDMNEPAVFKSVTKTMPESNIHRGDDEIGGCQNHSYYHNVYGMLMARSTYEGMKLADKDKRPFVLTRAGFIGSQRYAATWTGDNVSNWEHLHMSISMVLQLGLSGQPFSGPDIGGFAGNATPRLFGRWMGIGAMFPFCRGHTETDTIDHEPWSFGEECEEVCRLALKRRYRLLPHIYTLFYMAHTTGTLVASPTFFADPEDLTLRKLENSFLLGPVLVCASTLPDQRSDKLQHALPKGIWQSFDFEDSHPDLPSLYLRGGSILPFGPPHQHIGESKPSDDLTLLVALDENGKAKGVLFEDDGDGYGFTEGQYLLTHYEAELQMSEVTIRVSKSEGLWERPKRRLIVKILLGGGAAIDTWGMDGEDLQIAMPSEAEVSNLVSASKEKYKIRMESAKLISDAEKASEHKGVELSQTPIELKSGDWAVKVVPWIGGRVISMAHLPSGTQWLHSRVEVNGYEEYCGTEYRSAGCTEEYSVVESRLQHGGEEESLMLEGDIGGGLILQRKLTIPKDNPKIFKINSKILARKVGAGSGGFSRLVCLRVHPMFTLLHPTESFISFTSIDGSKQEIWPESGEQFYEGNLLPNGEWMLVDKCQGLALVNRFNVEEVFKCFIHWGTGTVNLELWSEQSN, translated from the exons ATGATTGAATCACTGACCTGCTGCAGTAGTGCTAGAGTCACTGGCACGCCTGTTGGAATCGTGAGGCGTGAGTTCACTGCTTCTTCATATTCTTCTTCCAATTccaaattgaataaatttgatcGTCGAGGCCTCTTTGCTTTAACCACTACAGGCACAAGAGCAACATCTCATCTCTTTAGCTCCATCAG AAAGAGATCGGCATCTAGAATCGTAATGGCGGCGGAGGCGATCGCTTCCTCGGACGTCGTTTCAGGTGACATGATTTTTGAACCGGTTTTGGAGGAAGGAGTTTTCCGCTTCGATTGTTCGGCGAGTGATCGTCAAGCAGCGTATCCGAGTCTCTCGTTTGTGAATGGAAAGGATAGGGACACGCCAATCTCGACTCGCACGCGCCCTTCATATACTCCCACTTATCAATGTGTCCGCGGTCAACAGATAGTCAAACTTGAG TTTCCTGCTGGTACCTCGTTGTATGGAACTGGGGAAGTTAGTGGTCAGCTAGAGCGGACGGGAAAGAGA ATTTTTACATGGAACACGGATGCATGGGGCTATGGTACTGGAACAACGTCTTTGTATCAGTCGCATCCTTGGGTGCTTGCTGTTCTTCCGAATGGAGAGGCATTGGGGGTTCTTGCTGACACAACACGGCGATGTGAG ATTGATCTGAGGAAAGAATCAACAATACAGTTCATTGCTCCATCCTCATATCCTGTATTTACATTTGGTCCTTTCACTTCTCCTACTGCTGTTCTGGTTTCTCTTTCTCATGCAGTTG GGACTGTGTTTATGCCACCAAAATGGTCCTTAGGTTACCACCAATGTCGCTGGAGCTATGATTCTGATAAGAGAGTTCGTGAG ATTTGCAGGACATTTCGTGAGAAAGGTATACCGTGTGATGTTATATGGATGGATATCGACTACATGGATGGATTTCGTTGTTTCACTTTTGACAAG GAGCGTTTCCCAGATCCAAAATCTTTGGCCACGGATCTCCACCTTAATGGTTTCAAAGCAATCTGGATGCTTGATCCAGGAATTAAACACGAAGATGGGTATTTTGTGTATGATAGCGGTTCTAAAATTGATGTCTGGGTTCAAAAAGCAGATGGGACGCCTTTTATTG GGGAGGTGTGGCCTGGGCCTTGTGTTTTCCCTGATTATACACAATCAAAAGTTCGTTCCTGGTGGGCCTCTTTAGTTAAGGATTTCATTTATAATGGAGTTGATGGTATATGGAATGATATGAACGAGCCAGCTGTCTTTAAG tCTGTAACAAAGACAATGCCTGAGAGCAACATCCACAGAggggatgatgaaattggaGGTTGTCAAAATCACTCGTACTATCACAAC GTTTATGGCATGCTAATGGCAAGATCGACATATGAAGGCATGAAGTTAGCTGATAAAGATAAGCGTCCTTTTGTTCTCACCAGAGCTGGATTTATTGGTAGTCAAAGATATGCCGCCACATGGACAGGAGATAACGTTTCAAATTGGGAGCACCTTCATATGAGTATATCGATGGTACTTCAATTG gGACTTAGTGGTCAGCCATTTTCAGGACCTGATATTGGTGGATTTGCTGGAAATGCAACACCTAGACTTTTTGGACGGTGGATGGGTATAGGTGCCATGTTTCCTTTTTGCCGCGGCCACACTGAAACCGACACTATTGACCATGAGCCTTGGTCTTTTGGGGAAGAG TGTGAAGAAGTTTGTCGGCTGGCCTTGAAGAGGCGCTATCGCCTTCTACCTCATATATACACTCTATTTTATATGGCTCATACAACTGGCACTCTGGTGGCAAGTCCTACCTTTTTCGCTG ATCCTGAAGATCTCACTTTGAGGAAACTTGAAAATTCATTTCTATTGGGTCCGGTTTTAGTTTGTGCAAG CACATTGCCTGATCAGAGGTCAGATAAGTTGCAGCATGCACTACCCAAGGGAATTTGgcaaagttttgattttgaagattCACATCCG GATTTACCCTCTTTATATTTGCGAGGTGGATCAATTTTACCTTTCGGTCCTCCGCATCAGCATATTGGTGAATCTAAGCCATCTGATGACTTAACACTTCTGGTGGCTTTAGATGAGAATG GCAAAGCAAAAGGTGTTCTATTTGAAGATGATGGTGATGGATATGGATTCACTGAAGGTCAATATCTGCTGACACACTATGAAGCTGAGCTTCAGATGTCAGAGGTTACTATTAGAGTTTCCAAATCTGAAGGATTATGGGAAAGGCCAAAACGTCGtcttattgtaaaaatattacttGGTGGAGGTGCAGCG ATTGATACATGGGGAATGGATGGAGAGGATTTGCAAATTGCAATGCCATCAGAAGCTGAAGTGTCTAATTTGGTATCGGCGAGTAAGGAAAAGTACAAGATTCGTATGG AAAGTGCTAAGCTAATTTCAGATGCGGAAAAGGCTTCTGAACACAAGGGAGTGGAACTTTCACAGACCCCTATTGAACTGAAAAGCGGTGATTGGGCTGTTAAAGTTGTGCCTTGGATTGGGGGTAGAGTTATTTCCATGGCACACCTTCCTTCAG GAACACAGTGGCTTCATAGCAGGGTTGAAGTTAATGGGTATGAAGAGTATTGTGGTACTGAATACCGGTCTGCTGGATGTACTGAAGAATACAGTGTCGTAGA GAGTCGTCTTCAGCATGGAGGAGAAGAGGAATCTCTCATGTTAGAAGGTGATATTGGTGGTGGGTTGATTCTGCAGAGGAAGTTAACCATTCCCAAAGATAATCCAAAGATCTTTAAGATCAATTCTAAAATTCTAGCCCGCAAAGTTGGTGCTGGTTCTGGTGGCTTTTCAAG GCTGGTTTGCCTGAGAGTGCACCCCATGTTCACCCTTCTGCATCCAACAGAATCTTTTATCTCATTTACCTCCATTGATGGGTCGAAGCAAGAAATTTGGCCAGAATCTGGGGAGCAGTTTTATGAAGGAAACCTTCTGCCTAATG GCGAGTGGATGCTTGTGGATAAGTGCCAAGGTCTGGCActtgttaatagatttaatgTCGAGGAAGTTTTCAAGTGTTTCATCCACTGGGGAACAGGAACAGTCAATTTGGAGCTCTGGTCTGAACAAAG TAACTGA
- the LOC102609079 gene encoding uncharacterized protein LOC102609079 isoform X1 produces MIESLTCCSSARVTGTPVGIVRREFTASSYSSSNSKLNKFDRRGLFALTTTGTRATSHLFSSIRKRSASRIVMAAEAIASSDVVSGDMIFEPVLEEGVFRFDCSASDRQAAYPSLSFVNGKDRDTPISTRTRPSYTPTYQCVRGQQIVKLEFPAGTSLYGTGEVSGQLERTGKRIFTWNTDAWGYGTGTTSLYQSHPWVLAVLPNGEALGVLADTTRRCEIDLRKESTIQFIAPSSYPVFTFGPFTSPTAVLVSLSHAVGTVFMPPKWSLGYHQCRWSYDSDKRVREICRTFREKGIPCDVIWMDIDYMDGFRCFTFDKERFPDPKSLATDLHLNGFKAIWMLDPGIKHEDGYFVYDSGSKIDVWVQKADGTPFIGEVWPGPCVFPDYTQSKVRSWWASLVKDFIYNGVDGIWNDMNEPAVFKSVTKTMPESNIHRGDDEIGGCQNHSYYHNVYGMLMARSTYEGMKLADKDKRPFVLTRAGFIGSQRYAATWTGDNVSNWEHLHMSISMVLQLGLSGQPFSGPDIGGFAGNATPRLFGRWMGIGAMFPFCRGHTETDTIDHEPWSFGEECEEVCRLALKRRYRLLPHIYTLFYMAHTTGTLVASPTFFADPEDLTLRKLENSFLLGPVLVCASTLPDQRSDKLQHALPKGIWQSFDFEDSHPDLPSLYLRGGSILPFGPPHQHIGESKPSDDLTLLVALDENGKAKGVLFEDDGDGYGFTEGQYLLTHYEAELQMSEVTIRVSKSEGLWERPKRRLIVKILLGGGAAIDTWGMDGEDLQIAMPSEAEVSNLVSASKEKYKIRMESAKLISDAEKASEHKGVELSQTPIELKSGDWAVKVVPWIGGRVISMAHLPSGTQWLHSRVEVNGYEEYCGTEYRSAGCTEEYSVVESRLQHGGEEESLMLEGDIGGGLILQRKLTIPKDNPKIFKINSKILARKVGAGSGGFSRLVCLRVHPMFTLLHPTESFISFTSIDGSKQEIWPESGEQFYEGNLLPNGEWMLVDKCQGLALVNRFNVEEVFKCFIHWGTGTVNLELWSEQRSVSKQSPLAISHEYEVIKIP; encoded by the exons ATGATTGAATCACTGACCTGCTGCAGTAGTGCTAGAGTCACTGGCACGCCTGTTGGAATCGTGAGGCGTGAGTTCACTGCTTCTTCATATTCTTCTTCCAATTccaaattgaataaatttgatcGTCGAGGCCTCTTTGCTTTAACCACTACAGGCACAAGAGCAACATCTCATCTCTTTAGCTCCATCAG AAAGAGATCGGCATCTAGAATCGTAATGGCGGCGGAGGCGATCGCTTCCTCGGACGTCGTTTCAGGTGACATGATTTTTGAACCGGTTTTGGAGGAAGGAGTTTTCCGCTTCGATTGTTCGGCGAGTGATCGTCAAGCAGCGTATCCGAGTCTCTCGTTTGTGAATGGAAAGGATAGGGACACGCCAATCTCGACTCGCACGCGCCCTTCATATACTCCCACTTATCAATGTGTCCGCGGTCAACAGATAGTCAAACTTGAG TTTCCTGCTGGTACCTCGTTGTATGGAACTGGGGAAGTTAGTGGTCAGCTAGAGCGGACGGGAAAGAGA ATTTTTACATGGAACACGGATGCATGGGGCTATGGTACTGGAACAACGTCTTTGTATCAGTCGCATCCTTGGGTGCTTGCTGTTCTTCCGAATGGAGAGGCATTGGGGGTTCTTGCTGACACAACACGGCGATGTGAG ATTGATCTGAGGAAAGAATCAACAATACAGTTCATTGCTCCATCCTCATATCCTGTATTTACATTTGGTCCTTTCACTTCTCCTACTGCTGTTCTGGTTTCTCTTTCTCATGCAGTTG GGACTGTGTTTATGCCACCAAAATGGTCCTTAGGTTACCACCAATGTCGCTGGAGCTATGATTCTGATAAGAGAGTTCGTGAG ATTTGCAGGACATTTCGTGAGAAAGGTATACCGTGTGATGTTATATGGATGGATATCGACTACATGGATGGATTTCGTTGTTTCACTTTTGACAAG GAGCGTTTCCCAGATCCAAAATCTTTGGCCACGGATCTCCACCTTAATGGTTTCAAAGCAATCTGGATGCTTGATCCAGGAATTAAACACGAAGATGGGTATTTTGTGTATGATAGCGGTTCTAAAATTGATGTCTGGGTTCAAAAAGCAGATGGGACGCCTTTTATTG GGGAGGTGTGGCCTGGGCCTTGTGTTTTCCCTGATTATACACAATCAAAAGTTCGTTCCTGGTGGGCCTCTTTAGTTAAGGATTTCATTTATAATGGAGTTGATGGTATATGGAATGATATGAACGAGCCAGCTGTCTTTAAG tCTGTAACAAAGACAATGCCTGAGAGCAACATCCACAGAggggatgatgaaattggaGGTTGTCAAAATCACTCGTACTATCACAAC GTTTATGGCATGCTAATGGCAAGATCGACATATGAAGGCATGAAGTTAGCTGATAAAGATAAGCGTCCTTTTGTTCTCACCAGAGCTGGATTTATTGGTAGTCAAAGATATGCCGCCACATGGACAGGAGATAACGTTTCAAATTGGGAGCACCTTCATATGAGTATATCGATGGTACTTCAATTG gGACTTAGTGGTCAGCCATTTTCAGGACCTGATATTGGTGGATTTGCTGGAAATGCAACACCTAGACTTTTTGGACGGTGGATGGGTATAGGTGCCATGTTTCCTTTTTGCCGCGGCCACACTGAAACCGACACTATTGACCATGAGCCTTGGTCTTTTGGGGAAGAG TGTGAAGAAGTTTGTCGGCTGGCCTTGAAGAGGCGCTATCGCCTTCTACCTCATATATACACTCTATTTTATATGGCTCATACAACTGGCACTCTGGTGGCAAGTCCTACCTTTTTCGCTG ATCCTGAAGATCTCACTTTGAGGAAACTTGAAAATTCATTTCTATTGGGTCCGGTTTTAGTTTGTGCAAG CACATTGCCTGATCAGAGGTCAGATAAGTTGCAGCATGCACTACCCAAGGGAATTTGgcaaagttttgattttgaagattCACATCCG GATTTACCCTCTTTATATTTGCGAGGTGGATCAATTTTACCTTTCGGTCCTCCGCATCAGCATATTGGTGAATCTAAGCCATCTGATGACTTAACACTTCTGGTGGCTTTAGATGAGAATG GCAAAGCAAAAGGTGTTCTATTTGAAGATGATGGTGATGGATATGGATTCACTGAAGGTCAATATCTGCTGACACACTATGAAGCTGAGCTTCAGATGTCAGAGGTTACTATTAGAGTTTCCAAATCTGAAGGATTATGGGAAAGGCCAAAACGTCGtcttattgtaaaaatattacttGGTGGAGGTGCAGCG ATTGATACATGGGGAATGGATGGAGAGGATTTGCAAATTGCAATGCCATCAGAAGCTGAAGTGTCTAATTTGGTATCGGCGAGTAAGGAAAAGTACAAGATTCGTATGG AAAGTGCTAAGCTAATTTCAGATGCGGAAAAGGCTTCTGAACACAAGGGAGTGGAACTTTCACAGACCCCTATTGAACTGAAAAGCGGTGATTGGGCTGTTAAAGTTGTGCCTTGGATTGGGGGTAGAGTTATTTCCATGGCACACCTTCCTTCAG GAACACAGTGGCTTCATAGCAGGGTTGAAGTTAATGGGTATGAAGAGTATTGTGGTACTGAATACCGGTCTGCTGGATGTACTGAAGAATACAGTGTCGTAGA GAGTCGTCTTCAGCATGGAGGAGAAGAGGAATCTCTCATGTTAGAAGGTGATATTGGTGGTGGGTTGATTCTGCAGAGGAAGTTAACCATTCCCAAAGATAATCCAAAGATCTTTAAGATCAATTCTAAAATTCTAGCCCGCAAAGTTGGTGCTGGTTCTGGTGGCTTTTCAAG GCTGGTTTGCCTGAGAGTGCACCCCATGTTCACCCTTCTGCATCCAACAGAATCTTTTATCTCATTTACCTCCATTGATGGGTCGAAGCAAGAAATTTGGCCAGAATCTGGGGAGCAGTTTTATGAAGGAAACCTTCTGCCTAATG GCGAGTGGATGCTTGTGGATAAGTGCCAAGGTCTGGCActtgttaatagatttaatgTCGAGGAAGTTTTCAAGTGTTTCATCCACTGGGGAACAGGAACAGTCAATTTGGAGCTCTGGTCTGAACAAAGGTCAGTTTCAAAGCAGTCACCTCTTGCGATTTCCCATGAATACGAGGTGATAAAAATTCCATAG